The following coding sequences lie in one Apium graveolens cultivar Ventura chromosome 3, ASM990537v1, whole genome shotgun sequence genomic window:
- the LOC141715255 gene encoding glucan endo-1,3-beta-glucosidase 8-like — translation MNSISLKIKFVNNGIAYQNVFDANFDTLVSALKAAGYADMAIIVGEVGWPTDGDKNANMNNAYRFYNGLLPKLGTNKGTPLRPGFVEVYLFGLIDEDIKSIAPGNFERHWGIFKYDGQPKFGMDFSGKGQNKLVVPAQNVQYLPKRWCVFNPNAKDLSKLAENIDYACTFSDCTTLGYGSSCNGLDAYGNASYAFNAYFQVQNQGNLSCNFQGLAAVTTQNLSQGQCSFPIQILLSRSSGSRPFLVALLFLSVFTFFM, via the coding sequence atgaactcaatcagtttgaagaTTAAATTTGTGAATAATGGGATCGCCTACCAAAACGTCTTTGACGCAAATTTTGACACTCTGGTCTCTGCCTTGAAAGCTGCCGGATATGCTGACATGGCAATTATCGTAGGCGAGGTTGGATGGCCCACCGACGGTGACAAGAATGCTAATATGAACAATGCATACCGATTCTACAATGGCCTTTTACCAAAGCTTGGAACTAATAAAGGCACACCTCTTCGACCTGGATTTGTAGAAGTCTACTTGTTTGGACTAATTGATGAAGATATCAAGAGCATAGCTCCTGGTAACTTTGAGCGTCACTGGGGAATTTTTAAGTATGACGGACAACCAAAATTTGGAATGGATTTTTCGGGAAAAGGACAGAACAAGCTTGTCGTTCCTGCACAAAATGTGCAGTATCTACCAAAGAGATGGTGCGTGTTCAATCCAAATGCTAAAGATTTGAGTAAACTTGCTGAGAATATCGATTATGCCTGCACATTTTCTGATTGTACGACCCTTGGTTACGGGTCATCTTGTAATGGCTTGGATGCTTATGGAAATGCATCATACGCATTTAATGCCTACTTTCAGGTACAGAATCAAGGGAATTTGAGCTGCAATTTTCAAGGTTTGGCTGCTGTGACTACACAGAATTTATCACAAGGCCAATGCAGTTTTCCGATTCAGATATTGTTATCACGGTCTTCTGGAAGTCGCCCGTTTCTGGTGGCTTTGCTATTCTTATCCGTCTTCACATTTTTTATGTAA